From the genome of Anopheles funestus chromosome 2RL, idAnoFuneDA-416_04, whole genome shotgun sequence:
AACATTTCATCATGTTAGCGTTAAAGGATGGCGTACTGAAGCTGACGGTGCGTGGCCGTAAACGGGACcaactgctgctgccaccGAAATTGAACGATGGCCAGTGGCATCGGGTGGCACTGAGCAGCGTAAAGAAGAAAGCGACGTTGAGCGTACAAATTGGCAGCAGTCACAGCTCGGCGCAGCTTAAACTACCAAAGAAATTGAATGCGGCCAACACGCTGCACATCGGTGGGCTGCCGGACGAGGTACCGATACTGCCCCGGGAGCTCCAACCAAGACCGGAAGCATTCAAGGGTTGTCTGCGAAAGTTCGTCGTGAACAATAATACGCAGGACTTGGCCCGTCCCGGGCGCCATTTGCACGTGGGTCAGTGTTTCCCGCGCATTGAGCGTGGTTCCTACTTCCCGGGTGATGCGTACGCCATTTACAGTGAGTTTCGATTAGGAACAACATCTCATTTCGACTGATATGCTAATCCTCTCACCAATGATTATTGTCTCGTTTAAAGAACGCAACTTTAACGTAGGAAAGTTCGTCGAGATCGAGCTAGAAGTACGGACGTCTGAGATGAACGGAATACTCATGAGTGTGGCCGATCAGATCAACGGATTCCCAGCGTTATCGTTGGAAATATCAAACGGCAACGTAAGTGCACGAAAGCTGCCATTTTGATCAGCAAACAGTTAACCTGTGTTCTATCTTTCTCATCCCTCAGATCATCCTTTCGGTGGACAATGGTGACGGTAATCCGACGCGTCTATCCACGACACTTCCCTCGAAGTATACGCTTTGTGACAACCGATGGCACAACATCTCGGCACTGTATGAAGATCACCAAATGGCACTTCGTGTGAACGAGTTCCCACCATCACTGCTGTTGCCACACGGAGTTGCTGGATTTGGACGAGTCAACACTAAGGCTCCTTTATACATCGGAGGTCTTCCCGGTAAGTTCTCGGCTTTTGATGCTTTGCGATTTATGCTCTACTTATTCATgactgtttgttgtttatagATGCGGCTTCCAGTGGTACACTTTTGATGAGAGAAAACCTTAAAGGTTGCATTCGCAACATTGTCATCCGTAACGAGCGCAAGGACTGGACGGACATGGACGATCTGCACAATGTGCTGCTGAGCGAATGTCTAGCGGTGAATTAGCGAATTAGTCTAACGCGCTCTGTTTCGCACTGTACATAGCCATACGATACAATACGCTTAAATGAAGGTGTTCCACGGCATTAGGATAAGTTTGCGGCCGAAAGTTTATTTCCAATTAGTTCAGCGCACCATTGCGATTCCGGGGGGACGTGTTAAGCCAAATACGAAGCGTTACTTTCGGACATCCGGAAGACCGAGGACGCTCTTCGCACgcagaacaaaacaatgaagTGTTCAAATGGCAGTGACGCCGAAACTGCCAACGATTAGCTCATCCGGGATAGTATGACGCACGTTTAGGTTAGGTAGAGTAATGATTTAAGCTAGCGCATAAGGCCCACCTAACTTATAGACTATTGTATTTATTACGCCCGAGAGCCATCGTGGGTCGGGTGGGAACTCCCGACCTCTTCGATGGAGTTCGAGTTCTCGAGCTTAGAGTCTCTATTTATTCGCGATAGAACCGATTCcagaacaaatacaaatacacgGATTAGAATGTTACGTTCGTTAAGATGCCATAGATTGAGGATATGCTACAATGTATTAGAGAAACGATCGTAAAACTAGCCGGAGGTACGTAAAGGCAGGACCGGGACTTAAGATCGATAAGCGTTAAGAAGGCTAGGAAAATGTAGAGATAATGATAATGTTGTCTCCTTGTTGACTaacaaaatgtgtaaaaataagttaaacCAACGAAATGGTTTGCGAGTGTTGACGAAGTGTGTATGGCGATCACATGCAAACACATGAATTTATATCCATTGCGGTATTACAAATAAACCTCCTAACCTCCTCCAGCGTGAGAGCGAGTACGTAAGTGTTGTTCGAGTgtttgaagaatttattttcaggTTGAACACATCCATGAAGAAGGAGACATTATTCTCCATTCtggttaaatttaaaattctaatCTCTGATCTCTTCTCTTATCGCACTTTCATCTGATTTTGAACATGAAATTCCTTTCGCAGCTTCTTGTTAATTTGTCCAATGATGAACACTCGTAAGAACTCCGGCAAAAGATAGAGAACAGCAAATTGGAGACCATGTGACCAGTGACCGGTAGTGAAGTCGACCTTACCGAGTGTGTATCCCGCATACTCCATGAAATTATCCACATGGATCAGGTACTTTCGGTACCGTGTATCCTTCACATCCTTTACCATGAAATCCGTCATATTGGTGTGGACAAAGGAAGGTCGTACTGTTTGGACCTCAACACCGAACGGACGTAACTCTTCTTGCAGAGCCACCGAGAAGCTTGTGATGTAAGCTTTCGATGCGCCATAAGTCGCCATACATGGCGAAGGATTCACCGACGCAATCGAGGACACGTTTACGATAAGACCACGTTGACGGTCTTTCATCCAGGGCACTAGGATATTGCACAACAGTGTTGTAGCGGCCACATTTACATTGATCATGTCCCATAGCGCTTTCTGAGATGCTTCCTCCACGTACATAGGTGTGCCTTGGGTAACACCAACATTGTTTACTGTCCAAATGAATCCAATGTTAATGTTAACGCtcacaaaattcaaaccaaaacaaataaatttacccAGGATGCCTATATCCAGCGGAACGAGCGTTTTCTCGAGATGGGGATAGATTTCGGGACCTTTGGAGAAATCGGCCACAACAATTTTCGTTTCCACACCGTGTTTCGCGCTGATTTCGGCTGCCACTTTTGCGAGTTTGGCTTCATTACGGGCTACCAACACAATTGACATGCCCTGTCGGGCGAGATAATGTGCGTAACCCTTACCAATGCCATCCGATGCACCGGTGATAACTACAACGACAGTAAGATTGGAGCagttgaaacaaataaacacaacaaTCAATGAGCTACACTTACCGGCCCATTTGCCGTATCGTTGACTGAGTTTCTGACGGAACACTAACTGTTTGAGGCTTTTCAGTAGCAGAAGTACAGGAGTGCGAAGATTTTCGTACAACCAAATTGCACCAGCATACAACCCGAGACATGCAAATAATGAACAGAACATCTTGACGGTGCAAGCAATAGTTCTCTACTGCGGAACGCACACTAACGAACCCATGAGCTAGACATTTCGCGGAGACAACCTCGTCGAGAATGACATATTCTCGACAAGGTTTAGCTTACTGAATAAACCATGCGCATAACATGGGGTTTGTTGCCATGCTTCGCCATTGCAATGCGTTAGGTTCATACTTAAGTTGAGAACGCGTCCGGTGAACATGAAGTCGCGACAAGTTGCTCTAAGGTGTGCATGTGTGGAAATAACTGTTatttatgttaatttattttagctGCTGACATTTTCCCATATTCTACTTATTCTCTCTTTTCACACGTTCAAGTCTCTCTCCGTTTTGGCAAAATACTCAGTGATGCGTAACAAGCTTATTTGGTCAGGTTTAGATCGATATATCTCGAAAATCATTGAATATCCTTTAATATGAAATTAATGTGAAAACCCCGAGAAAAGTGTTGGTATTATTGGTTCTTGATCTAAAGCAGGGGTCGGCAAAATCCGGCCCAAGGGCCAAATCCGGCCTGCTAGACGATTTGGCCCGCAAGAAACCCTATTTTCACATGTTTCAAGATTGATTTCAAGTATTTGGACCGCAGTTTCAGTGAGTGAAACTCACGCATTGAAAACTCTGCCGACCCCTGATCTAAAGGGTTGTTTTGGTAAGTGGTTGATGATAAAAGAGAGCTACGTACAGTTGTTCATCTAAGACCAATAACAAAGCGTAGAAGATCTTTAGCCGTGATTCATGATCATGTATAAGATGAGATGAGAATTATGTGTTTTATTCCCTTTGTTCCGTGTAGATATAGCTCATGAGCTCTTGTGTAAAGGAACTATCATTAATCAGGTTGTCGCGAGATATTAGGTCACAACATACACACTATTCCTCTGTGCCAAATTCCTTTAGTTGCTGGATGAATAAAAGTATCGTGAGTTTCTTACAAAAtctaataaataattgaagtttgtaataaaaaattcatcaTCAAAATTAATTCGATCAATGAATTATTTGCCCAATCGTGTTTACTGCATCGCCATCGCGATGAAGTTACTTTTGTCCACCTAACTGTGCGTCCACTGTGCTTGACGGCTTGAGGTAGGCTCAAGGGCAATAATACCGGTTGGCCGATAGATTGCAGCCATTGGAAAGCCTTCCTTATGGCAAACGGTTCCGTGCACGTGCATTACTCTTTCCATTCATTGCCTCCGTTTGTGCCGCTTACCCCACCCATCACTCCCTCTCCCTTCCCTCTATGCTCTCACTGCCTTCTTAATAAACGTGTGTTTCGTATTGGTTCTATTTCTATGTATGGCACGCTTTTGCGCTTCAGTCAAACGAACGGCTCCACACGTCCCGGTGTCTTGCAGGTGTAGGTGTAACACGCGTAGCCCGAATAAGCCATATGCCGCACAAACCGTCCGCAGTACGCATCAGGAGCCCAATGGATCCTGGAAGCCGGAATAGTACCTCACGACGATAACGACGGCAATTCGTGACGAGATCGAAAGTTTAATATCCCACACGCTGGATACACCGGTTCGTTGTCTTCAATATTGTGGTGCACCAGGGCGAGGGAGTGTTATAGTTCGATATCGTGTCGTTTAACAAATACGACAAGCATATCTTACGCGTGTGTATGTCTATGATAGTGTgaaaaaagtgcgtttaaTGAATCCCAAAAACGACGAAACACCGGTGAGCAGATATGGGCAAATTTGCAGCTTCCTGTCTCATCTGAAAGTGAGTACGACTGTGCCGCGTCatcttcaacaacaacaaaatgtgaaGTTCAATGGGCAATGcctcaaagcaaaacaaaaatatctcTTTTCAATAACAACTGCTAGCCACACGATCAATCGGCGTAAACATATCGTGATGTCACGGTTCGTGAGGCTGAATTAAACGTGATGATTGTGAGCCGTCATATCTGACCATTTCTAGCGGCAAGCGCACAAATCAGCGTCCAACCCTTAGCAAACCATTCATACGGGGTGAAGTGTAGTGCCTTTGCCTAATATCCCCGGTGCTAGGATGTTAATCTCATGAAGGTGATCGTTGAATCGGATCGCCACATTTCCGCATTAACCAGTAGTGGATAATCGTACAGAGATGTCATTAGTTTGATGGTTTGATGTGATGAGGTGTACTAATAAGCGAGGTGGAATGATGGCACTAGCCAGGAatggtgttgtttgtttgcaaatggtGTTGACCTAGCAGTTGGTCTGCTTCGAATGGACACTTTCAAGACGTTCGACACGTGCGGAtggagaaaacacaaaaatagaaTCCATTTAAAGTGAACAAAGAAAACTGAAGGAATGCTGGGTATTGGTTTTGCTTCAATGGTTTAGTTTGCTGCagaaaaaacattggaaaaaaattctaGTTATGCTGGAAATCAATACAAGAAATAAACCTGAGTTACTAGACATATTATAGCACAGTCTTAATCCAAGCTGAATTTCAATTAGGTTATTTTTCAATATGAAGTGATTTGTTACTGGTTCAATCATGCGAGACACTAGTTCGATTCCAGGATAAACGGAGTTCCATAATTTCCATATTTGGGCAACCTCTTCCAATTAACGTCAAATTGGCGTATTTCTACGCGTAAAGTTATACTTTTTGTTCTAGAAGAgcagattgtttgttttgtttattcaacCAAAACCATTTTTCAAGAATTTCAACTATGAGTGGTTTCATTTGCGTTACTCAACTCCACAAACGTAAAACTAAAGTACgacaaaaaaattacaaaaattcttctctcttttttccccttcattCCACAGGTCTTAATGGGATACGCAGTGTACAATTACTTCTCCGAGCACTTTGTCACCGTATTATTGCGTCGTCTCTTCTGTCCGGTGGTGGTAAGTATTCTTGGGCTTCCCGCCCGTACGATAGTTTCTGCTCTTCATGCCGTCGGACAAAATCCTTTAACCGTACGGACAAGCAACCAATCAACCCACTACCAACTGATGGCCTTTGTCCACTTTCTCGTTCGAAACAATATCGTCCTTCGCCGGACACTTTCGCACACTCTGCCAGCAGTCTGGTCCAGGGCGTGTAGGCCGTGCCAGCCAACTAAACAACGGGTTGACCCCAACCGATTGCCGCTCATCGAAACCGATCGAAGAAAGATGATTTATTCTGACATTGGCGAGCGAAAAGCAAGCGAACCGTAAACCGTGGCCTTCGGTGAGGCCGCATGGTAACCACCCGTCTTGCAGCTAACCACCGTCACGACCGTATCGCATTTTGGGGATGGTGGGAGAACGAGATTGGTGAACAATGTCTTTGTCACTCTGTTTCGACTTGGGTACGGGGTCCGTGTTCCGGTATCGTGTCCTTTCTACCCACCTGTCCGGCATCCCTTTGCCTTCCCCGAAATGTAtacaaaatctttttacaTTTACAGGCTATGGGAAGGAACAGCTAAGGATATTGGCAGAAGTAGAGAAAAACTTGTCTCATTCTATCGAACAATTTCCACTTCCACTAGTatcccaaaaagaaaaaaaaagatacggtttgttttgattgtgaTCCGAGGTTCCGAGGCTAACCATTACAACAAGTTTCCCCATTCACAAATCAAAACTTTTCACCGAGCACAAAACAGTCAACTGTGAATGCGCGAAAAGCCTTCAGTCCGTGTGCAAAAATTGCTTCCAGCGTGTATATTAACCCTCGAGGTACAAAAGCATCACCAAACGGGTTGTGATTTGTCAGtaataaaatgcaacaaaatatgTCCGCAACAAAAACGAATCTAGAAAGCCCAACGATCAGGAAATTGCGACTGAAAGCAACTCCATTGTATTGCTTCTGCGAAAATCTTGGGAtggaagtggaaaaaaagtatgcaaatgatTATTTATTGCACGATGGCGTTGATAGAGATGTCAGGCCAATATAAAGACTGATTAGTCGCCCCATTTTTGGATGCAGTAGAATAAATTAACGACTTTCCGATCTCTGGGTATGCGTATATGGTTGGATTTCGCTTTTAATTCGTTTATGCACTACTTGCTATTTTTACTAATTAGGAAActgatttaaatatttgacagcaaaaaacaacggcgaacagaaaacattttgtcttaaaagaaatttaaaaaaagcgaatATACAAATCCCTAATACCTGGTATTGCCACTAAGAGGTTATGAAGCATGTCAATGGAAACCGATGGGTTCGGGACCTAGAATAGCTTCACTCCTACCAAACCAGCACAAAACGAATGCCAAAAAGTTTGTCATTAAAAAAGTTAGCAATCGTTTAGCTTGGtggtttaatgttttactttCAAAATCGACATCAAAAAACCTGCAAAACGAGCAACGAGCAGCACTGGAGAGTAACAAAACGGCAACTCCGCGCGGGTTAAAAGGACGATCGAAACGAAGGATTTGTTGTGTTCGGTTGTGCCTTTTCCGACGGAAATCTGCAAAAACCTAGAAACTTTGATTCCCATTTGCCAAAAAACAACGCTGCCATCAGATTTTCGTATCCGATTGTTGGGCGAAAAACGGTTCTTGTTCGGTTCGGAGGGAGCCGGTGTAtctatttttgggaaaaagggaaacacgACAAGTAGttaatttgtttacaacaTTATTGATTACACCAAGAGCTACTGATTAAGTTTGTGGGATAATCAGCGTGGAAGCGCACATACATTTTAAATCCACCGTTTGGTCAACTTAGTTGCGGTAATTCTTTCGATCGTGGACAAAAAGGCCGTATGAAACCcatattttcccttactcagatttttatttacaatctCTGTAGGGAACcactttctattttttgccGATAGGTTGCTGGTCAATCAACTTCCaaatatgaattaaaaaaaatagatccaCTCCTTATCACGGTGAATGCTGGCAATcattttcaaacgaaactTCATACACACGTTAACTATGAAGCGCTCTATTACCATCCAACAGGCGTACAATTAATCTGCCTTTTACGTTAATTAATCACATCTGCTTTTGCAACGGGTCAGGTATCGGTCCCGATGAAGGCAAAACCTGATGCTCTTCCGTATCATTGGGATCCACTTCCGAAAGATGGGCAAAAGGCACACACTACGTGATCGCGATCGAAAGGTGTGTGATGCGATCGCTGGTTTTGGATTGGAAACTTTCGATTTCACGATCGCAAACTTGATAACGTTTGAGTTGTCGATCTTtagttgtttcttttcatcgcTTTTTCTAAGGTTTGTAAGTTTTGTAAAGGTAAAAGCGTAATGGTTGAGTAAAATGTTTCGATTTTCGAAACATCTCTAGGTATCTTGGTGGACACAATTTTGCCATGTGTCACACCATTATCAAACCAATTTTTATATAACAAAGTGAGATTTCTTGCTTATCCAAATATATGATTCTTAAGATAATTGTGCAAATAGTTGATAAGTCTCTTCAACCAACTTATTTAAAAGGCTTTATAACTACTTCAAGATCTTGGATTGTTGCAGGAGTTATCTAAACTACTCATTATTGAGGGCTCGACATGGGACCATAAATACTACTGAGCATCTTTCTCTCGAACTAGGCTTAGAAAGTTTCTTCAGTTTTGAACACAGGTTTAATATAGGTAATCCTGGTTTTGATCGTCTTGACAGGAGTTTTGAGTGGATAAGTTTCCTCAAtctttttgatgaaaataaatccagATATTCTATTATAATGAACTTCTCCAAGACAGAActcaataaaaattatatttaaattttgatttactCATTTCCTTCTTTCATTAACCGTTTCTACAATTACCTTCTGTTCCAAGTATGGTCTCAgacttattaaaaaaagacaactaTAAAACATGAGGCAGACAAAAGTAAAGCTCACCGATCCAGCCAGTCAACGGTTGCAGTTAGAACATCCTTGTCGTACGGATTATCCACCGTAAGGGTCAAACTTGACGTTAAAAAGGAATTCGCACCGGTGCTTCCAATAGCGGCAGGTCGATAAATCAACTATCCAAACGATTTGCCGCATCGATCGCCAAGTTTTACACAGATATTTCACGCTAACGAACTCCTCATCGGGCAACTCCAAATCTGGACCGTCGGCTAGGGTCACTTCGACCGTCGGAGACGACTCCTTCTCGATGAGGGGAGGGCGCACGATATTACGAAAAATATCAACCAGCACTAAACAAGTCATCCTTCGATCGCGACTGCGTCTGACTTCCGTGCAGCGCAACCGGATAGATGGTTCCGTGGTGGCCTTCACATTGACAGTAATGTTGACCCGCGTACACTTGTATTTACGACCGTTTGCGATCGTGCGAAGAAACGTGAAGGTTTGACCCTTACCCGCAAGTAGCAGCGATGGGAAGGAAATGCGAGATTCCGAAAGTGTCGTGACCGAGAGCACACAAATCCAACACTTTGTACCAATTTCCTGGGTGCGGGTGACACACGATACTGTAAGACTCTTTGCCACGCTTGGCCGAACGCTGAGATTATACACCAAAAACGTTTTGGGACATGCCGTGAAACATTCTGCAGACGATCGTACGGCTTCCCTAAATCGTACTGGTCAAACACGCGGCCACAAATGTGGTCCTTTATCTCGTGCTTCTAATGTACTGCAAGTGGACATTCGGCCATGTGTTTACAGTGCACTGGTTGACCAAGTGCTTAGATCCTGTGGTCAATGCACAACTCCGTCAGTGGCATTTCCTTTGACGGTCATTCATCCACAGGTTGGCctcattttcctttcgttctAATTTGATTATGAGTATGTCATGCACGTTGCCGCTTGTGGCGACAACAAACCGTGCTACCAGACCTTAATCGCAGGTGTTcttgtaacgttttttttcccatAATCCTTCTCACTGTGCCTGATGTTGCTATCATGACGATGATTTGCACATCTATGGCGCTAGGAACAGATTTAAAAGTGTAGAAATACATCGGAAAACGTGATACAAATGTGCACACGTTGTAGAAAACAAGTTGAACTGAAACTTAATTACAATGAAAAACTATAAATGAAAATGGTAAactgatttaaattttaaactaagACAAACACTGAGCTAATGTACttcaaaatatgtaaaattttggcAATAAAGAGTATAATCagtatataaaattaaaagcaaacagtaatcaaaaagttaaaattaaGGAACAGAGAAACCCAGAGACATGAGAAAACGAGAGTAAAATAAATGGCAATTAACAGTGCATAGActcaaagaaaacaataatcatGTCCTTGCCTTACAATAGAGGCACCTCACAAACAAAGGAGATAATTACACTGGGTAAGTCCATTGTGCGACTAATGTCGTTGGCCTGTTCTTTGATTCGAAACTAAAATGATGAACCCATGCCAAATGCGTCTCGTATGGCGATGCACGTGTACGACCAGATCAAGCTTCATCAGGAAGCGCTAGAGCTTAGCTAATCCTGTTTGCCGACATCGAAGTCGTCGCTTACTTCCCGAGCAAACCGGAAGATCTTGTTGTAATTACAACCGAAAACCGACGTCACTGGAGCACGTTATGGTGCAGCTGAGTGTGGCCGCTTTCCACACCACGGGACTGTCATGCGTATGGTTTTCCTTTCGAACTGTATGCGTGTCCTGCGAAGCATTAC
Proteins encoded in this window:
- the LOC125763537 gene encoding inactive hydroxysteroid dehydrogenase-like protein 1, which gives rise to MFCSLFACLGLYAGAIWLYENLRTPVLLLLKSLKQLVFRQKLSQRYGKWAVITGASDGIGKGYAHYLARQGMSIVLVARNEAKLAKVAAEISAKHGVETKIVVADFSKGPEIYPHLEKTLVPLDIGILVNNVGVTQGTPMYVEEASQKALWDMINVNVAATTLLCNILVPWMKDRQRGLIVNVSSIASVNPSPCMATYGASKAYITSFSVALQEELRPFGVEVQTVRPSFVHTNMTDFMVKDVKDTRYRKYLIHVDNFMEYAGYTLGKVDFTTGHWSHGLQFAVLYLLPEFLRVFIIGQINKKLRKEFHVQNQMKVR